A window of the Cicer arietinum cultivar CDC Frontier isolate Library 1 chromosome 6, Cicar.CDCFrontier_v2.0, whole genome shotgun sequence genome harbors these coding sequences:
- the LOC101505092 gene encoding oxalate--CoA ligase-like: METSTTLTGLLQSVAKKFPSRRAISVAGKFDLTHSRLHELVDSAAAHLISAGIKPNDVVALTFPNTIEYVVLFLAVIRVRATAAPLNAAYTSEEFEFYLSDSESKLLLTPSEGNEPAQAAASKLNIPLGSASLIQIEGEQQQTKLKFSINQPESDLISNPVNSVTELINEPPDVALFLHTSGTTSRPKGVPLSQHNLVSSVKNIESVYRLSESDSTVIVLPLFHVHGLIAGLLSSLGAGASVALPSAGRFSASTFWKDMIQYNATWYTAVPTIHQIILDRHLNNPEPVYPKLRLIRSCSALLAPVILGRLEEAFGAPVLEAYAMTEASHLMSSNPLPEDGPHKAGSVGKPVGQEMVILDESGRVMEVEVKGEVCIKGENVTKGYKNNDEANTTGFLFGWFHTGDIGYFDSDGYLYLVGRIKELINRGGEKISPIEVDAVLLTHPEVAQAVAFGVPDQKYGEEIHCAIIPREGSNIDEEEVLIYCKKNLTSFKVPKKVFITDSLPKTATGKILRRLVAEHLVGGKLGI; encoded by the exons atggAAACCTCAACCACCCTCACCGGATTACTCCAATCCGTTGCCAAAAAATTCCCCTCCCGGCGAGCCATCTCCGTCGCCGGAAAATTCGACCTCACTCACTCGCGCCTTCATGAATTAGTCGACTCCGCCGCCGCTCATCTGATCTCCGCCGGAATCAAACCAAACGACGTCGTCGCCCTAACCTTCCCAAATACCATCGAA TATGTTGTATTGTTTTTAGCCGTAATTCGAGTTCGAGCCACAGCCGCGCCATTAAACGCAGCTTATACATCGGAAGAATTCGAGTTTTATTTATCCGACTCAGAATCAAAGCTTCTATTAACACCGTCAGAAGGTAACGAGCCGGCTCAAGCCGCAGCTTCAAAGCTCAACATTCCTCTCGGCTCGGCTTCACTAATTCAAATCGAAGGAGAACAACAACAAACCAAACTAAAATTCTCGATTAACCAACCCGAGTCAGACTTAATCTCCAACCCAGTTAACTCGGTTACCGAACTCATTAACGAACCACCCGACGTGGCACTTTTCCTCCACACATCAGGAACCACGAGTCGTCCCAAGGGGGTCCCACTGAGTCAACACAATCTAGTTTCATCGGTTAAAAACATCGAATCGGTTTACCGACTCAGTGAGTCAGATTCAACTGTAATTGTTCTTCCGCTTTTTCACGTTCACGGATTAATCGCCGGATTACTGAGTTCACTCGGTGCCGGAGCTTCCGTCGCGTTACCATCGGCGGGAAGATTCTCGGCTTCAACGTTTTGGAAAGACATGATTCAATACAACGCCACGTGGTACACAGCTGTTCCTACCATACACCAGATCATACTAGATCGACACTTAAATAACCCCGAACCGGTGTACCCGAAGCTCCGGCTTATAAGAAGCTGTAGTGCTTTATTGGCACCGGTTATTCTAGGTCGTTTAGAGGAAGCATTTGGGGCTCCAGTTTTGGAAGCTTATGCAATGACGGAGGCTTCTCATTTAATGTCTTCGAATCCTTTGCCAGAAGATGGGCCCCACAAAGCTGGGTCGGTTGGGAAACCCGTGGGTCAAGAAATGGTTATATTGGATGAGTCGGGTCGGGTTATGGAAGTGGAAGTTAAGGGTGAGGTTTGTATTAAGGGTGAGAATGTTACCAAAGGTTATAAGAATAATGATGAAGCCAATACGACGGGGTTTTTGTTTGGTTGGTTTCATACTGGTGATATTGGGTATTTTGATTCTGATGGATATTTGTATCTTGTGGGTCGAATTAAAGAGCTCATAAATAGAGGAg GAGAGAAAATATCACCAATAGAAGTAGATGCTGTCCTTTTAACACATCCAGAGGTAGCTCAGGCAGTTGCTTTTGGAGTACCAGATCAGAAATATGGGGAAGAG ATACATTGTGCAATCATACCAAGAGAAGGATCAAATATTGATGAAGAAGAGGTCCTAATATATTGCAAGAAGAATCTCACATCTTTTAAAGTCCCAAAAAAGGTTTTCATTACTGATTCTTTGCCTAAGACAGCTACTGGCAAGATTTTGCGTCGGCTCGTCGCAGAACACTTGGTTGGAGGGAAACTTGGGATTTAA